DNA sequence from the Ischnura elegans chromosome 8, ioIscEleg1.1, whole genome shotgun sequence genome:
ACTTAATAAATTTATACAATGAAATAAGCCCTTATGATTTATTACCTTTAACGCTCTATCTACTATAGTTATTTGCATTCTATTCTAAATAGCCATGGGTGCTtaccttattatttatttaagagtATTAAAAGTCCTGTATTATCACTGAACTGGAAGCCATCATTCAAACAAGGGTGACTTTTGCTTTtgaggaaaaaagaataattggaaCATCTTCACTGAAGTGCCCTATGACTATGCTCTTCCCTAGTCCCTCACTAAcatgagtaaataattttatgaagatTGGGAAATTACCTGATGAGCAGCTCATCCAAAGACAAGGAATTACGATACTTGCAGTTATATTGAAATCAGCACTAGGTATCAACTTCATTAATAtgctaataataattacaaaatcacaaataatttcacccatcatttcattaataaataatcacaaaattatttattaatgaaattatgggcgcacatttaaaaaattacagtcaCTCtgccaaataattaaaataacagcAACATTCGTTTCATAGCGAGGGATTATAATAACATATGTGTAGATGCCGACATTTTCCAAATGTCAAaggtttcttttaaaaaattcttaatggaCTGTTTGAGGTGCATTTCCTAAGGTACCCTTTTCAGTCTTGTATTGTTTTCAATGTATCTATTAAACTTTATCTATATGTTTGGTATATGATGATATGATGTTATGATATTTCGTATATGTTTATACAgatttatatttatgtatgttttttgtGAACTACTTCTAAGTATGTATTTTTATCTCCTAATATGTATTTCATGTTATTGATATCTATGTTTCTGTATTTGTAGTATTATTGATATTGTGATTAACTTtgtgcaattttaaatttgtgcTAATGTAAAAGGGCTTAAGcccgtgaaataaatttattattattattattattattaatttgaaatgccAAGTTGCCAGGCCTGTTTCCCCCTTGCTGAGGTAATCCAGGTAGGGCATTCAGGTAGTCCTCCACATAAGGCGTAGGTACGTTACTCCCACACAAAAAGTTGTGTAAAGTCACGGCAGCCAGTGTCACCACTTCCACTTTCTCTGGAGCTAGGTTCATGGTGGTCAGGAAGACACGAAACCTATTGCTAAGAATACCGAAGGCATTCTCCACCACCCGACGGGCCCTTGAAAGGTGGTAGTTGTAATGCTCGAGCATACTTCCGGAATTATTCGTCCAATCGTGGTCTCATGGATTCTTGTCGAATACATTAATGACCGGAACGACTCGCCAGTGGCAAGGAACCGTAGAGTTAACGCAAGCCTGAAATCAGTTATTTATTTGCAACATAAGCAGCACAATATTCATACTTTCACCATGACAATGGAGCAAACATAGTACCTCTTGTCCGCGGATATGGCTCCTCTCATGAGAGCGTCGACCTTCTCATAATCCCTACGGGTTACATTTAACACAGTTTCAAATTGTTCCTCCGTCATTCTGAGGAAATTCCGGAAGGCTGCCCGGTCCTCCAAAAGAAGTTCCTCCTGAACCATGTTCAGCGTCCCTCGGCCACTATCTCTCCTTTCTATCCACGGCCTCGTCCACAcgctctttcttcttcttcggttTCGCTGCACTAATAGCACGGCCGCGGCAGCAATAACGGCTACGGCCGAAGGAATGGCTATTCTTCTTTGCCTGTTGTTCATGTTTACACCACCACACAAGCCGCAAAGGTAAACAAAACAGCTCTATTGTTGCTAAGGCGTACCATTGCGCATCCTCTGGGCGCAGATCATTCGCGAATTTCATGCGCGTCGTCATGCTCCGTGTATAACCAACGCCACCTAGACTAAGGCCTGAGGACTCGCGCGTGACGTCACAACCCGAAGGCCATTCGGCCGATTGTGAACCATTCATCGTACTGAAAGCTCGTCTCTTGTAAATGTAAGGGAATTATCTATTTCGTCCAACTCCGAAAATCAAAGGATGAATATAACTAGTGCAACCGCGTATTTATCATAGCCATTAAATTCGCCTCTATGGAAACCATGACCCACTCAATGAAACTTTAccgtaaatgcatatttttcacttttacacAAACCGTAGAAAGCCGaactttttatgaaatatcagaACTCATTAATCGGATTCGTCAGATAGTAGAAAGACTTCATCTAAATTCTTTCACAATCGGAAAGCTTTTTAGAAATATTAAACACCCTTGgaagaatttcaacagggacCAGTCAAATTTCACTTACCATTGTTAATTCTTTCGTTGATTCGAGGTTCTCAAAGAAAGAAATGCGAACGTGCGATTAAATAAGACACCAGGATCTtataaaaaactgtaataaataatcaagaatacaaattcattatatcgctatatttattgatgctgaatcacttcacaaatttcattatcttTCTTGCATTACTAACACGACAGCATTCGTCATTCTTTCTAcaacagtaattttttaaaaagaattggCACaaacatatacattttttttattgcattattcaTTTGGTGTCCATTGTcacagatattgtcatttaagtAGTCATTTAGAATCAACGCATTCATGCTGACACTGTGTAATACATTCCTCTGACTGACTTCTTTTAGAAATTCTTCTTCTAAATCACTGCCGATGATTTTATTCATCGCAACATATACATGGACAACAGCATTCACAGCAACTTCCTGAGGCACAAAAAGACCACCTCGACTAAGGCACTTAACCAAATTATCACTGCCTACCTCTTCTAACATTCTTTccttcattaacatttttttacaaaatgggcaattaatcaattttaagtATGATCTCACACAATACCCAGCTATGTATGTTAACACAGGTAGAGGATTGCTTACATTCTTTATATCGTCAGACTCCACAGATATGTGGTAGTGTAACAACGAATCAACTGACTGTTTTGGCTCAAGtacatcatcaacatcatcatcatttacacggtccactaatatatttttgaatgattgagACTTAAGCTTCAAAGGTAAGTAGATTTGAAGCCTTAATTTGGTCTCTGACTCGTACAACTGCCTGATAGAAATGTGATAGTTAGAGCCAGCAAGCTGCCTGTAGAGACCAAATCGCTCTTCAAGGCAGTCGGTTTGAACTTTGCCAGGCAACATAAACTCCATCCCTAACTCCACCGTACAATAGGATGCCATTTCACAGAGGGCATGTGTGGTATGCATGAAGGCGGAATGGTTTTTTTTTGACAACCCACCCTTGGTACCATCACACCTCTGCACCCAATCGAACACTTTCTCCAATACCTTTCTCCCTTCAGAATCCAAAGCCATAGGTGTTTGCAAGGGGTCTTTTAATCTAATCCCTTTCCTGGGAGTCTTTACATTAACGACCTTCCACcaatctgaaattattttaacaaattcagCAGAGTCATTATGatgcttcaaatttttatctttccccAAAGTCTTAAGGGCTGTGACCACATAGTCATTAAACACTTGCAACGCCAGCTTCAAATTCTGTCTCTCTATGTTTGAAGGGTAGAGTGCTTTCAAGGTGAGTGGATGCCCAAACCTAACAATCTCACCACACTCAAGAAAATAAAGATCCCTGATAGTCTGAAAGGACGCAGTCAATTTTGGTGCACTGTCATCATTCAAATCAGGGAATAAGAATGACTGCCCATTACTCTGATTTAACCAATTATTCCTAACACATTTGATTAAGTGAACGgagtcaaatacaaaaaatagggGCCGTGTTGTATCGCAAGGATGTTGATATACAATGCTTAGTTTCTCTGGTTCTATGAACATTGAAACTGCTTTCCTATTAATAGCATTGTTACCCGAGACAATGCTCACCACTCTGTAACCAATACCCTCCAATgcgatgattattttttttgttacattatGCAATTCCCTAGCAGGAAAATTACACACTGGAAGTATGTGAACCACCTCTTTGAATGGTGACGTTAAACTTGAAATCATGAAAACATGTGCAGTTTTGGCAACTGAGGAAGAGCTATGACTAAAGCCAACTACATTACCTCCTTTGTAATCAACAAATGTCTTCAAATGAATTCCATTCATCATGAGGATGACATTTCTTTCATGGCATTTAAGTTTGGGAAAGACAATTTTGGCATATGTAAGTGAGTTACATAAATCTGCTACTGGGCTTAAATTTTGACTAGAACACACTTGACGAATGGCTGTAATGGCAATATACAAGAAAAAACTAAAGTTTCACTTCTATAACGATAGGTAAACTTGTTCATCATCATAAGCTTCAGTTGCTCAATGATAAAGTTAACTTTCACTCCTACTTCATCATCTGCTGCCATAACATCTAAAATAGACAAAATGACCTCTAACTTAAGGCACATTTCTGACTTTTCAACCTTGGGTCTATTCCCCATCAAAAAAACATTTAGCCCATccaaaatttctttcagcacattCATATCATTAGCATACATGGGAAACTTATATTTACCAACTGTTTTCAAGGAAACAGTGCCTAAAAAGCTTCTGACTTCCAAATCATTTCCCACCAAAACACTCGCCCTAATTTCTGGTTGTGATATAGCAGAGAAGCAATTCATCACCTCTCTTGACATTGGAAAAATTACCCAACCAGTCACATTCTCCCAATTTGTTGTGAAGTCCACATGAATCCTTAAACTTCACCTTTTCCTCGGAGAGCCTTCTCTCTTCTTCACTCACTTTAATACACCTCTCCAGGTACTTCATATCCAGTCTCAGTCGCTTCGTATCGGGTTCCTCACGTGATGATGAAGCCGAACTCAAGTAAGACGGGCAGCCAAGGAAAACAGAAGGTACTGCACCAGCTTTCAGTCTGGGAGTTGGTAATTTCACTGCAATTACCTTGCCAGTCTTATCATCAAAGGCGGATGTTTCCGAGTAAACATTATGAGCCTGGAAATGCTTAATGCATACCTAAAGTACAAGGGAAAATAGTATTGTATGATTACAGAGTACAAATACAGAACCTCCATAAACTAAAAACTAGGCGCTATTATGAGATCTTTCTACAAACATTAGCATTAAGTTATTTCAGCGAAAAACTAAATActacaatatttcagaaatatatctcGTAATTGCCTGGTTACAcaagatgaatgaaaacataagagATAACGTACAAGTGCACGTTCCAAAAACTAACAACAACCTGCACGAATGCATTGATAAAATATAGGATAAAAATATAGGATAAAATAGTATCGGTTCAATTTTCGTCCAAACCCTCGTACATTAactcgtaaatattaattaattgtacaACCAGGCATTAATATTGTTCATACCCTTGCCAACTTACCCTAGAATATGCCGTAGGAATGAAATTCTCCCTCGGAATTCTCCTAATCCATTTCTTCTTCAGCTCGTCGTCTTCCGGGAAACGAAAAACGGAAACCTTCTCACCACCTgcataatagggttgttcaccatattttttttatttaagaaattgaaagatcgtgcttcagaaggagcaatgacaattatattacgctattttcttcattgtacatgtttagagaaggcttaaaacagtgacaaatttgacgttacgccaaaaagccctacttccatcttgaattgatgtgtgacgtcacaagcctgtagatgccctgctgcagtgttgtttaagtggctcagcagggttattccccttttttttaagatctccagcgtctgccgccagatcagtgtttaaagaaaatccaaatttatcctttaataagagtaataataagcaaaattacccttacttgtacatatttattgctcatcatatcataaatagcactacaacgcacacatttcacgagctgtctttttgatacgtataataagtatattccaaatcaactgattcaataaaaaacttggctcacaataaatataaaacactattatgtaacactaataaaacatgaaaatcggttttccaatcactctgcacacacaaaagaatttgcactccttgaagttcgaaaggattctccacacctcacttaccactcatcactaacgacttagaatcagtttacgttattttacgttgacattacgaagacaatgaaatgaataggctgaaacaaattattaaactagctaaaccagttattgtaacatcaaaaaacttcgaatttcactttcactattaccgtaaccaaatatgaccaaaacaaacaacagcgcaacgaaattcgtgaaatgtaaacactgacgaatgctccaacTGAATtgacaataggtaataaaatcaaacagaacttagaagcgaacaaacgaatgaaaattaatatactttcgatgtatcctctaagtacaactagctcaaatatgaaacatatccttcgcaatagttagataccttagatcgaaatgtatagggttgattgaaccagcttggaagaaataaataatttcgtcgaagatgttacattcacaactcacttcacttgtcgcttcactctttacttcatcgtctatatgtaatcaattcactcaggggtacattaagggcacaaattttgttcacttgcactagcggcaaaatgaaagttcactgcacgtaggtagtttccttgcaaatgcagctattcaaaactttcaattcctgtcaacaattacactacatacgttgcctgcctaacttgaataatggattttatgtcgccttgatccatccggaagcttcatgcacaacataggccatttcaaaataaggaataaccttggcaaatgtccagtcggcatgcagagtgctcagcttggcatcgagcgatcgagggtacaggccagccgtgcaggcttgtttcgtcatcacctctatttcaagatggccgaccgtttttggcggcgtttaaaattgttcgaattttgattgctaataattccatcattactttttcaacgcatctgtcattcatcccaatcaaaataaaattacatcagaagtgatatacattcgtttttttagaccgttttgataggcttgaacaaccctattgcctCGGCAGTGAGGTACACAGCACTTATTCACCATTATCCGCTTATCCACTTGTTCacttcaagtttttttaattaaaatcaccGAAATCCGCGCAAAACTTCACTAATACAAGCAGGCATGCACGCAGGATACACGTTTTAAATGTACTTATCACGTTATTTATTATAAGGCCTCCCTAGCAACGAGAGGGTTCCAGACTTCGCTAGGCCTCCGCCTCGTGACGTCAAGCCTTCAGCACTCAGgcccacggtcttagaatatgagaaggtctggacactctccgttcaggcatggtcatttaatgaagccgtttcccgttgaggccggttggggcgccacctatcctgaagggcaagtttcctacgtatctgtatacgatacttcagtaattatgaactaatttatggcaaaaatgaatataaacacatggACAGTGGTTATAAGTtgacaagttcatatgcacttaacatcttatagcgaaaaatacctataaatcgttctcatacgtgagtattaatcaaatggaaggcgttggatttcagcttcgtctgcttccatacctttgtaaaatcagttacagccataacgaaagattgtcagcagttaaaaccttatgtagtgaggaaaggtatttttaaggaaataattatttatagctatcttgtggtaaacgttaatataagttgtcatagaagctacgtacgcaccattgcctctgagcccatcggcatgtttccacggccatataagaatatagatgttattccttgctttcaaacactattaacaaatataatatcagaaacgcaaacggcttcttaccaaggccgaagtgaaatacttcttatggagtgacgtatgttaatgtttttaatctcctgagtctcgatcaagtgataataataatggcagggcacagcaaacctaaaaaaaatgattctatcctaaagacgttttgcgggtatagaataggcatatttaatcgttgaacagggtgaataatttccggaagtaccattattaccgttaaaggctattttataacgatgcttgcctactcaccgaaggaataatttgagatttaaggaagtaaaataccttttgaaagataagaacgaaagagattttgcaaataatttccgaataaacttccacgaaaacagtacaATGGATATagtccgagggatttgcggatgtctgatcactttcaggtgctggcaaatctgaaatattatccctcgcccaaaaataagattagtagtacgacagaaaccacaggctaatactgctaatacgcggtaaatgtaattttcatgagagttgcacgcaccatcgataacagctgcattaaaagaaatcatcgaaagaggtattaagaatgaaaacgattcacatttttccaacgtatataatgtacacacacatcaaatctacatttccagaatgattacacaacgCTATtaaaactgagattatttatacaatcaatgcaaggtaatgtcatgaaaaataaattttaagtactcacaatttaacatttctattaattctttctattactaatttctatttctaattactaatcattctaagagattcaatttagtaggagagaatgatgaatagttgatgatagccgtcgcacatcttgcattttctcagtgttacttcattcctccattgtgaatgacattgaccactggaacagcagaacctgtaatttaaaatatgtataaattttggagctttagcacaccaaaaaaaggaatcgtacagctatttcatcgcttctcagggtccttggggactctaaaaagcgaaatccccgaagtcttgtggccataaccagtggtgcaacgcggtaccacatgcgtccacggcattttccttttttcagtaaatccgcgatatatatccacgaaatattaatgtagaacaataaggaaataatgcagaaggctaacattcgaaaatgaatgaaaactaaatcttaattaattacaaaaatgactatttccactcacctgtagtatgcgctcaacaatacggaaattaacttacccgctaattcttgccctccagaatacgtggc
Encoded proteins:
- the LOC124163750 gene encoding THAP domain-containing protein 5-like — translated: MGDIIRTSTILRARLEDDRGQFTFRARMKEEGGGEKVSVFRFPEDDELKKKWIRRIPRENFIPTAYSRVCIKHFQAHNVYSETSAFDDKTGKVIAVKLPTPRLKAGAVPSVFLGCPSYLSSASSSREEPDTKRLRLDMKYLERCIKVSEEERRLSEEKVKFKDSCGLHNKLGECDWLGNFSNVKRGDELLLCYITTRN